The following is a genomic window from Flavobacterium crassostreae.
TTGCGCAATTACGGTAAATAGAATGCCTAACAAAAAACGGTATTTGTATTTTATAAAGTATTTGTTTAAATAACTTAATTCTTTCATTTTTTTATAATATTCTTTGTTAAAAAAGACTTGTTTTGGACAGAATGATTGTTAAAAATAAAATTATATTCTATAAAAGTGTTTTATTTTTTTTACGAAAAACATCAAATTACGCAAAATAAATACTAGATATGTAAATTTTGTGTAAATTTGACGTATCTTTTTGATAAATTCACAATTATATCACTATTAAAATTATTAGTATGGAAGCAGGTTTCACAACCGGAAAGGAACTTCAAAAAAGGGATCCTGTTTTTGGACAACTATCCTTTGATGATCACGAACAAATTGTATTTTGCAACGACAAAGATACAGGTTTAAAAGCAATTATTGGTATTCATAATTCAGTTATGGGCCCTGCCTTAGGAGGAACCCGCATGTTTGATTACGCCAATGAATGGGAAGCTTTAAACGATGTATTGCGTTTGTCACGAGGCATGACATACAAGGCTGCTATTACCGGATTAAATATTGGTGGCGGTAAAGCCGTAATTATGGGCGACGCCAAAACAAAAAAAACGCCCGAATTGATGCGTAAGTTTGGAGAATTTGTGCACGGATTAAGCGGTCGTTATATCACCGCCGAAGACGTAGGAATGGAAACCAAAGATATGGATCTAGTACGAGACGTAACGCCTTATGTTACCGGCATATCCGAAGAAAGAGGTGGATCCGGAAACCCTTCTCCCGTAACTGCTCTTGGGGTTTATATGGGTATGAAAGCAGCTGCAAAATACCAATTTGGATCCGACTCCCTTGCCGGAAAAAAAATACTAGTACAAGGAGTAGGGCATGTAGGCGAAACCTTAGTAGAGTATTTAACCAAAGAAGGTGCGGTGGTTTTTTTGGCAGATATCAACCACGAAAAACTAGCTCAAGTAAGTCAAAAATACCAAGCTAGTATATATACCGGAGAAGATCTCTACACCGCAGATGTAGATATTTATGCACCCTGTGCCATGGGAGCCACCATCAACGATGCTACAGTGCACAAAATACAAGCAAAAGTAATTGCAGGAGCTGCCAACAACCAATTGGCAAACGAAAACATTCATGGAGCCATTCTGCAAGAAAGAGGCATTCTATACGCTCCAGATTTTTTAATTAATGCCGGAGGAATAATTAATGTTTATGCAGAACTAGCCCATTATGGTAAAGCAGAAATTACTAGCAAAACCCAAAACATTTACGATACCACATTAGAGATCTTGAATTATGCCACTGCAAATGGTATCACACCCCATCATGCAGCCTTAAGAATTGCACAAAACCGTATTGACGAAAGAAAAATAGCCAACAGCAAAAAATAAATCGTTAGACCCAGCCTTGCCGTAACTCCGTGTTGCATTTTTTAGGACTAGCAAACCTACTTAAAAAAAAGCCACACGGATTACTTTTTTAAAATAAGCAAATATATATTTTATTATAAAAAAGGAAATACTTAGTTTTGCACCCTAATTTAATTAAAAGTTCTTACAAGGTGGTAAATAGAAGACACATTCGCGTTAAAGTAATGCAATCCATTTATGCGATGCATCAAAACGGTTCGGATAACTTAGAGAAAGAAGAAAAATTTCTTTTTTACAGTATCGATAATATTCAAGATTTATACCTTACCATGATTTCTTCCTTACTAGAAATCTGTAAAAAAGAGGCAGAGTTTTTACACAAATCAAGTCTAAAGCATCTTGCAACTCCCGAAGAACGCAAGCCTAACGAAAAATTTATCAAGAATAGTATTTTTCAAATTCTTGCCGAAAACAATTCGTTAAGCATTGCTCTAGAAACCAGAAAAATTGATGCCTGGACCCTTCATGAAGACTACATTTCGTTGTTGTTAAATGCAATAAAAGCCAGTTCTTTTTATACGCAATACATGGCCAAGTCAACTACTTCTTTTGAAGAAGACAGACAACTTATTGTGGATCTGTTTGCCGAAGTAATTGCTCCCAACGAAAAGCTGTATGAGTTTTTAGAAGACGATAAACTAACCTGGATTGATGATATTCCTTTAGTAAATACACAAATCCTAAAACAGTTAAAAGCCTTCCAGCCAATAATGGACGATGATTTTGCGGTTCCTAAGGTCTATAAAGACAGTGATGACAAAGCCTTTGTTAAAGATTTGTTCCGAAAAACAATTTTAAATGAATCCGAACTAGGCAAAGAGTTTGCGGACAAAACCCCTAATTGGGACAGTGATCGAATTGCAGAGATTGATACCATTATTTTAAAAATGGCTATTTGCGAATTTTTGAAATTTCCTTCCATTCCTGTAAAAGTAACTCTAAACGAATATTTAGAGCTGGCAAAGGAGTATTCTACCCCAAAAAGCAGTATTTTTATCAACGGAATTTTGGATAATTTAGTTAAAG
Proteins encoded in this region:
- a CDS encoding Glu/Leu/Phe/Val family dehydrogenase, encoding MEAGFTTGKELQKRDPVFGQLSFDDHEQIVFCNDKDTGLKAIIGIHNSVMGPALGGTRMFDYANEWEALNDVLRLSRGMTYKAAITGLNIGGGKAVIMGDAKTKKTPELMRKFGEFVHGLSGRYITAEDVGMETKDMDLVRDVTPYVTGISEERGGSGNPSPVTALGVYMGMKAAAKYQFGSDSLAGKKILVQGVGHVGETLVEYLTKEGAVVFLADINHEKLAQVSQKYQASIYTGEDLYTADVDIYAPCAMGATINDATVHKIQAKVIAGAANNQLANENIHGAILQERGILYAPDFLINAGGIINVYAELAHYGKAEITSKTQNIYDTTLEILNYATANGITPHHAALRIAQNRIDERKIANSKK
- the nusB gene encoding transcription antitermination factor NusB; amino-acid sequence: MQSIYAMHQNGSDNLEKEEKFLFYSIDNIQDLYLTMISSLLEICKKEAEFLHKSSLKHLATPEERKPNEKFIKNSIFQILAENNSLSIALETRKIDAWTLHEDYISLLLNAIKASSFYTQYMAKSTTSFEEDRQLIVDLFAEVIAPNEKLYEFLEDDKLTWIDDIPLVNTQILKQLKAFQPIMDDDFAVPKVYKDSDDKAFVKDLFRKTILNESELGKEFADKTPNWDSDRIAEIDTIILKMAICEFLKFPSIPVKVTLNEYLELAKEYSTPKSSIFINGILDNLVKELESNKKMLKTGRGLM